Proteins encoded by one window of Channa argus isolate prfri chromosome 13, Channa argus male v1.0, whole genome shotgun sequence:
- the dclre1b gene encoding 5' exonuclease Apollo isoform X2: protein MPTTVRGDFRYTPSMLREPCLRTNTTIDVLYLDNTNCDPNRILPSRQRATQQIKDIIRSHHNHNVVIGLYALGKESLLLELAMEFKTWIEVSFERMETLKALELPNVFTTETGAGRIRAVDQSEICFNTMQQWNKEQPTLAIMPTSRPLVSFHSKVHVVPYSDHSSYQELEDFVAALKPTSLLPIIGNCVPESLSALLPGKKRREILVPESVRHYMLNQPESQNSSSAYTSLHRQHFRPLVPKGVIFESPVSKSRKSCEEACELECLEQEVSEEEMDTENSENSCILIDMSKKLPPDKIRKSAGDTWQFNIASMVSEDRVWIESMRHSQSTQGKFAPGELLTNGTHRITRYPLENNAEIINETASNGNNNSQNSRNENINDDNALSHSDSMSQHSRHEYDSDNSMALLQNIPDNDSCSLCSSMSILREEYVKVMENSILRNLPFREEDMQSWGLLPRSFVQQFPLCPVYDEKEENVADT from the exons ATGCCAACCACTGTCCGGG GTGACTTCAGATACACTCCCTCGATGCTGCGGGAGCCGTGCCTGAGGACAAACACCACTATAGATGTCCTTTACCTGGACAACACCAACTGTGATCCCAACCGTATCCTGCCTTCTAGACAGCGAGCCACTCAACAAATCAAAGATATAATCCGCAGCCACCACAACCACAATGTTGTCATTG GTCTTTATGCACTGGGAAAGGAGTCCCTGCTGTTGGAGCTGGCGATGGAATTCAAAACTTGGATTGAGGTGAGCTTTGAGAGGATGGAGACCCTCAAAGCTCTGGAGCTGCCTAATGTTTTCACAACTGAAACTGGAGCCGGTCGTATTCGAGCTGTGGACCAGTCAGAGATCTGCTTCAATACTATGCAGCAGTGGAACAAAGAACAACCCACACTGGCTATTATGCCTACCAGTAGGCCTCTAGTTTCCTTCCACTCCAAAGTACATGTTGTGCCCTACTCTGACCACTCCTCTTATCAAGAACTGGAGGATTTTGTTGCTGCACTCAAACCTACCTCCCTGTTACCTATCATAGGAAACTGTGTACCTGAAAGTCTCTCTGCCTTATTGCCTGGTAAAAAGCGCCGTGAAATCCTGGTGCCTGAGTCAGTTCGACACTACATGTTAAATCAGCCTGAGAGCCAGAACAGCTCTTCAGCATACACCAGCCTTCACCGCCAGCATTTCCGACCTCTTGTTCCCAAAGGAGTGATATTCGAGTCTCCTGTAAGTAAATCCAGGAAGTCATGTGAAGAAGCCTGTGAGTTGGAGTGCTTGGAGCAGGAAGTGTCTGAGGAAGAAATGGACacagaaaatagtgaaaattcCTGTATCCTTATTGACATGAGCAAGAAACTTCCACCTGACAAAATCAGAAAAAGTGCTGGAGACACGTGGCAGTTTAACATTGCCAGTATGGTCTCTGAAGATAGGGTGTGGATAGAGTCAATGCGACACAGTCAATCCACGCAGGGCAAGTTTGCTCCAGGCGAACTTCTGACAAACGGCACACACAGGATCACAAGATATCCTTTGGAAAATAATGCAGAAATAATCAACGAGACGGCGTcaaatggaaataataatagTCAAAATagcagaaatgaaaatattaatgacGACAATGCATTGTCCCATAGTGATAGCATGAGTCAGCACAGTCGACATGAATACGATTCGGACAACAGCATGGCATTGTTGCAGAACATTCCAGATAACGATTCCTGTTCTTTATGTAGCTCTATGTCTATACTGAGGGAGGAGTATGTGAAGGTCATGGAAAACAGTATTTTAAGGAATCTCCCCTTCAGAGAGGAGGACATGCAGAGCTGGGGCCTCCTGCCACGAAGCTTTGTGCAACAGTTTCCTCTTTGTCCTGTATAtgatgaaaaagaggaaaatgttgCAGACACATAA